Proteins encoded by one window of Rhodamnia argentea isolate NSW1041297 chromosome 6, ASM2092103v1, whole genome shotgun sequence:
- the LOC115753179 gene encoding uncharacterized protein LOC115753179 translates to MKNKVSVFLKHIFSVLAPIAKAKSAAIKSKTSAAKGRLVLFSMMNSRKVLFGSISDKIHSLLGHGDEDEDDGDCVADQSGAVVPYEANASESRPSTSGTSLYGGYNDEGDDKYPDLRHSLFDGEEDDDEADPGGSVIDLVKNSKDAGDEVCLEDETDHAADLFIRRFHKQMRLQKLESFKRLQEMLGRSV, encoded by the exons ATGAAGAACAAAGTCTCCGTTTTCTTGAAACACATCTTCTCCGTCCTCGCCCCCATCGCCAAAGCCAAGTCTGCGGCCATCAAGAGCAAGACCAGCGCGGCGAAGGGCCGCCTCGTGCTCTTCTCGATGATGAACAGCCGGAAGGTCCTGTTCGGCTCCATCTCCGACAAGATCCACAGCCTCCTCGGCCACGGGGACG AAGACGAGGATGACGGAGACTGTGTCGCCGACCAAAGTGGGGCGGTGGTGCCGTACGAGGCCAATGCCAGCGAGTCGCGGCCGAGCACAAGCGGCACCAGCTTATACGGAGGATACAACGACGAGGGCGACGATAAGTATCCTGACCTGAGGCACTCGCTCTTCGACGGGGAAGAGGATGACGACGAGGCTGACCCGGGTGGGTCGGTGATCGACCTGGTGAAGAACTCCAAGGATGCTGGAGATGAGGTCTGCCTCGAGGATGAGACCGACCACGCCGCGGATCTGTTCATCAGGAGGTTCCACAAGCAGATGCGGCTGCAGAAGCTGGAGTCGTTCAAGCGGCTCCAAGAGATGCTCGGGCGAAGCGTTTGA
- the LOC115753173 gene encoding probable protein S-acyltransferase 6, translating into MQDTMYASALPLHLSDSNRRIIDGGPSLRVYQTWKGSNRFCCGGRLIFGPDARSLFLTVFLIVTPVILFCTFVSQRLFHEFDDHIGNLIMAISAIFTLYIVILLFLTSGRDPGIVPRNLHPPEPEDEADGSNLSADWPGSRIGAPSLPPTKDVTVRGMVVKVKYCQTCMLYRPPRCSHCSICNNCVERFDHHCPWVGQCIGKRNYRFFFMFISSTTMLCLYVFAFCWVNISKIMDEYQCDLWRALVKSPMSGILILYTFIAAWFVGGLTGFHLYLIITNQTTYENFRYRYDSKMNPYNRGCAGNLWEIFFSKIPPSKNNFRAKVKGETSSVYNSVSMGPTMSQEMPKTSFDLEMGKRQAVAAEDLEDIQSQIDSVGGLERCGTEPPHAKWDQKNNWEITPDMRMLADEFGMQYGPSPTERERIHGDQ; encoded by the exons ATGCAGGATACAATGTACGCCAGCGCGTTGCCTCTTCATCTTTCCGACTCTAATCGACGGATCATTGACGGTGGGCCGTCGTTACGTGTATATCAAACTTGGAAAGGAAGCAAT AGATTTTGCTGTGGAGGCAGACTTATATTTGGCCCAGATGCAAGGTCACTATTCCTGACGGTGTTCTTAATTGTGACTCCAGTTATTCTGTTTTGCACCTTTGTTTCCCAAAGGCTCTTTCACGAGTTTGATGACCATATAGGCAATCTAATCATGGCTATAAGTGCCATCTTCACACTATAC ATTGTCATCCTCCTTTTCCTCACATCAGGAAGAGATCCGGGAATTGTTCCTCGTAATCTACACCCTCCAGAACCAGAGGATGAAGCCGATGGCTCCAATCTATCTGCAGATTGGCCTGGAAGTAGGATCGGTGCTCCTAGTCTGCCACCTACAAAAGATGTTACCGTCAGGGGAATGGTCGTCAAAGTCAAATACTGTCAAACATGCATGCTATATCGTCCACCAAGATGCTCTCACTGCTCTATATGTAACAACTGTGTTGAGCGGTTTGATCACCACTGCCCGTGGGTGGGACAATGCATTGGGAAG AGGAATTACAGATTCTTTTTTATGTTCATTTCTTCGACAACAATGCTCTGCCTATATGTCTTTGCTTTCTGCTGGGTAAACATCAGCAAGATAATGGATGAATATCAGTGTGATCTTTGGAGAGCTCTTGTTAAGTCTCCTATGTCAGGAATTCTTATACTCTACACATTCATAGCAGCATGGTTTGTTGGAGGCCTCACCGGATTTCATCTTTATTTAATCATAACCAATCAG ACAACTTATGAGAATTTCCGATATCGTTATGATTCCAAGATGAATCCTTATAACCGGGGTTGCGCTGGTAATCTTTGGGAGATATTTTTCTCCAAAATACCTCCTTCCAAAAACAATTTCAGGGCAAAGGTTAAGGGGGAGACATCTTCTGTCTACAATTCGGTTTCGATGGGGCCGACCATGAGTCAGGAGATGCCCAAAACAAGCTTTGATTTGGAGATGGGGAAAAGGCAAGCGGTTGCTGCTGAGGATTTGGAAGATATACAGAGCCAGATTGATAGTGTTGGTGGACTTGAGAGATGTGGAACTGAACCCCCTCATGCAAAGTGGGATCAAAAGAACAATTGGGAGATCACACCTGACATGAGGATGTTAGCTGATGAGTTTGGAATGCAATATGGTCCAAGTCCAaccgaaagagagagaattcatGGTGACCAATAG
- the LOC115753204 gene encoding zinc finger protein GAI-ASSOCIATED FACTOR 1-like: MEFTQNELFILAIKKWRVGPKDELTSAYYNQTGQADPKFYSFNLNDTWFYQGFEDDELFHSANDFSQSSNGSPVMIENGGDDATPPPPTASKKRRNLPGNPDPEAEVVALSPRTLMATNRYICEVCHKGFQRDQNLQLHRRGHNLPWKLKQRPSTQAKKRVYICPEPNCVHHDPSRALGDLTGIKKHYCRKHGEKKWKCDKCSKRYAVQSDWKAHTKICGTREYRCECGTIFSSFLLSTPIHRKDSFVTHRAFCDASTEENNTMNQNLAASEGGTSQNQTQEVLNPLPGDSSSNINSMMNLSFSNEDMDIPPRPLALNSAGAVIPTIMDPFNNPRASRACMASVGGSNSLSSLGMASAYTSATALLQNAAEMGAKTSDNMISPILFRGFSGYSSGGPVNSSGSVQDGSSVVNNTDPRLYVGKHNALEMENPSTGYPVPQVGLADSALFMHDNRNAGDILGGEYYTGGGEKMTVDFLGVDPTGHSRNGVKRSPGDGGMIGLGQLTAPEGLQNLHPDW, translated from the exons ATGGAGTTCACACAGAATGAACTCTTCATTCTCGCCATTAAGAAATGGAGGGTCGGTCCAAAAGATGAGCTGACTTCTGCTTACTACAACCAAACGGGACAAGCAGATCCCAAGTTCTACAGTTTCAATCTGAATGATACTTGGTTTTACCAG GgttttgaagatgatgaactgtTTCATAGTGCCAATGACTTCTCGCAGTCCTCCAATGGAAGCCCTGTCATGATTGAGAACGGCGGTGATGATGCCACTCCTCCACCCCCGACAGCATCGAAGAAGAGGCGGAACCTTCCGGGAAACCCAG ACCCGGAAGCAGAAGTTGTAGCCCTATCTCCAAGGACTCTAATGGCAACCAACAGGTACATCTGTGAGGTGTGCCATAAAGGATTTCAGAGAGATCAAAACCTCCAGCTTCACAGGAGAGGCCACAACTTGCCCTGGAAGCTAAAGCAGAGGCCAAGCACACAGGCCAAGAAGAGAGTTTATATTTGCCCAGAGCCGAACTGTGTGCACCATGACCCCAGCCGGGCTCTTGGCGATTTGACCGGCATAAAGAAGCACTACTGCAGAAAGCACggagaaaagaaatggaagtgCGACAAGTGCTCGAAGAGGTATGCCGTCCAATCAGATTGGAAAGCGCATACCAAAATCTGTGGGACAAGAGAGTATCGCTGCGAGTGCGGGACGATTTTCTCAAG CTTCTTGTTATCAACACCAATTCACAGGAAAGACAGCTTCGTCACGCATAGAGCCTTCTGCGATGCATCGACAGAAGAAAATAACACAATGAATCAGAACCTTGCAGCTTCTGAAGGAGGAACGTCGCAAAACCAAACTCAAGAGGTCTTAAACCCCTTGCCAGGCGATTCTTCCTCAAACATAAACTCTATGATGAACTTGTCCTTTAGTAACGAGGACATGGACATCCCGCCGAGGCCACTGGCTCTCAACTCGGCAGGGGCTGTGATACCGACTATAATGGATCCTTTCAATAACCCAAGAGCTTCCCGAGCATGTATGGCCTCGGTTGGAGGATCGAACAGCCTTTCCTCTCTCGGCATGGCCTCTGCTTACACGTCTGCAACGGCCTTGCTTCAGAACGCTGCTGAAATGGGTGCAAAAACAAGTGACAACATGATCTCTCCGATACTATTCAGAGGATTTTCTGGTTATTCATCCGGTGGCCCGGTGAACTCATCTGGGTCAGTGCAGGATGGAAGTTCTGTAGTTAACAATACGGACCCGAGGCTGTATGTCGGAAAACATAATGCATTAGAAATGGAGAATCCGAGCACCGGTTATCCCGTTCCACAGGTCGGATTGGCTGACTCAGCACTTTTTATGCACGACAATAGGAACGCTGGCGATATACTTGGTGGAGAATACTACACAGGAGGAGGTGAAAAAATGACAGTTGACTTCTTAGGGGTTGACCCGACTGGGCACTCCAGGAATGGGGTTAAGAGAAGTCCCGGCGACGGCGGCATGATAGGGTTAGGACAATTGACTGCACCTGAAGGCCTGCAGAATTTGCATCCGGATTGGTGA
- the LOC115753203 gene encoding ethylene-responsive transcription factor ERF087 produces MDHINFTNSSSPVNSPSPSKTKRKNQHQQHQPPPPPLRAHHDDGAATARFLGVRRRPWGRYAAEIRDPTTKERHWLGTFDTAEEAALAYDRAARSMRGAKARTNFVYSDMPPGSSVTSLVSPDEAHNDIAALFISHHHHLQQEQPHHQHHHHQSTKNSNHPNHQLFYSPGSVSACNVDFTSGPPAQNGWADGSLGGGPYHPVTGIAEFGDAARPESYDETELPPFPPDMSSCYGSGLDMGHGGWTDTGFLGLQGQSLNGTVPGPSNGPNMGFDPNEFVEHSPLFGRMPQVDVDGFDLGSSSAYYF; encoded by the coding sequence ATGGATCACATCAACTTCACCAACTCGTCGTCACCGGTCAACTCTCCATCGCCTTCGAAGACCAAAAGAAAGAACCAGCATCAGCAGCACCagccgcccccgcccccgctCCGAGCCCACCATGACGACGGGGCAGCCACGGCGAGGTTCCTTGGGGTGAGGCGGCGGCCGTGGGGCCGGTACGCAGCGGAGATACGGGACCCTACCACCAAGGAGCGGCACTGGCTCGGGACCTTCGACACGGCTGAGGAGGCTGCCCTCGCCTACGACCGGGCCGCCCGGTCCATGCGGGGCGCTAAGGCTCGGACCAACTTCGTCTACTCCGACATGCCCCCGGGCTCCTCGGTCACCTCCCTCGTCTCCCCCGACGAGGCCCACAACGACATCGCCGCACTCTTCATATCTCACCATCATCATCTACAACAAGAGCAGCCACATCACCAACACCACCATCATCAAAGCACCAAGAACAGCAACCACCCCAATCATCAGCTGTTTTACTCCCCGGGCTCCGTGAGCGCGTGCAACGTGGACTTCACATCCGGGCCACCAGCCCAAAACGGGTGGGCCGACGGATCTCTCGGCGGCGGGCCCTACCATCCGGTGACGGGCATTGCAGAGTTTGGGGACGCAGCCCGTCCGGAGTCCTACGACGAGACTGAGCTCCCACCGTTTCCGCCCGACATGTCCAGCTGCTACGGTTCGGGCTTGGATATGGGCCACGGAGGTTGGACCGACACGGGCTTTTTGGGGCTTCAAGGGCAGAGCCTGAACGGTACTGTGCCCGGGCCGTCAAACGGGCCGAACATGGGCTTTGACCCGAACGAGTTCGTGGAGCACAGTCCACTCTTCGGGAGGATGCCGCAGGTGGACGTGGATGGGTTTGATTTGGGCTCGTCATCTGCGTACTATTTTTAG